The Anopheles maculipalpis chromosome 3RL, idAnoMacuDA_375_x, whole genome shotgun sequence genomic sequence TCGTAGGTATTTTGAGCTGCCTCAATTCTAGGGTCTAGCGAAAGCGGAAGTGTCAAGCTCGAGGTTTTGCCGTCTAAAGCGACTAAATGAATGGTTTGGCTCTGCGGTGTGCCAGGGTACCGTGATCCAGAGGAAGTTAGTATGTCATTACCGTTCGCCGTCACCAAATCACCGTAACAGCAGTAGGCAGTAGGTGCAGTAGGCGAACAGGTTAACAATTACTCCTCGTGAATGTGCGGTGCCATGTAGATGGAAAACTGGGAGCTGCAGTAATTGTTGATGGTGTTCATGGTTTGTACGTAACCTTAAAATACTCTTAGAGATAGACAGAGTGAGAGATTGATCGAGAATTCTAACTAAAAGGTTGTAAAATTGGAAACTGATAGTATTCTTACgtatgaaatataaaaatgggAAATACCATACTGCTTTCTCACACCGATCGTGACTGATTCGCTTCTGCAAAACGATTCTAGCAATCATGGCATTACCTGGCATGTGTTCGGCTGAAATATGATGGAAATTTTCTGCATAATTATTTGTGCTTGACGTCACAGACAGGGCTCGGGTCTTTGTGTTAAAACTGGTTCTGAGGTGTAAAGTTCCTTTTATTTGAGCTGTATGTAGCAACTTCTACTCACCTGACCTCATGATTATCTCAAGCAGGCATAATTTCTTTAGATTTTTTGTGATTAGATTCTGTATTGAATCTCACCATGTTGTTATATTCTCAAGATTTCTTATGCAAACGATGACAATGACAAAAATTTGACCGACAGAATCGCAATCGATTCAGTTGAAGATCACACTCGAGGATCAAGTATCTCGCGATGAGCCACGCCTCACGCTAAATGCAAGTCATTCCCTCTCGTGTTGATGCAGCTcgacaaaatacaaataattacAGAGCTATTAAGCAGTTTGCGGCAGACCGACATCAAAGACAGATTTTGGCGCACGATCACCACCCATCGTAATAGCGAAATCGTTTTGCTCTGGACGATCGCATCCTAACAAAGCACACTTTTTTGGACTTTCAAACTCTCACGCACCCGACTGACTCATGGGAAGTGTTGGATTGCACTAGCGGGTGgaggggaaaacaaaacgattgttGCTAGCCAGTGCATTTTCTCACGTTGGAGGGTCAAACACACCGAGGGGTCGAGGTATGGGATGATTCAAAGCTATCCCATCCGGTTCGAAGCCGGAACGTCAAAGTTCAACTAATTAGCTTCGCTCGTAGCCGGTTCCCGTGTGGTGACCTTCGGATTCGATCCGCAAACACCTTACGGATATGAATGAGTAACTTTCGCCACCTGGTCCTCTTCAGGCTTCAATGATTGTTAATATCTTGAGCGATAACTTCCCAGCAATAAATCTCACCTCAGTCAGCAATTGAGTAGGAATAGTGTTTACTGgccttgttttggttttattaccTTTTGGGGCTTGTTTAGCTCTATATTTAAACCCACCAACGTCACGACACGGGAAAATTAGTCAAAGGAATTTGGTTGCGGATTAACTCTACCCGATATCGCCGTACCAAATTCAAGGCCTTCTGTCATACGTTTCTTCACCATTTCAAGCTCCCTTATCGGCACAATCGAAATCGAGTgatataaaatttttgaaggtTTCCCTACCAAAAAATGCCTTGCAAGCACAGCGCAGCCAGCAACGCGCTCCAGATAACGACGTTTTCTCTGCCGTGTGGGTGCGTAATACCTGTACCGAGCCTGGCACCTTACACATAAGATGGCGCGAAAAGAAGGGTGAaaaagtagtagcagcagctccGTCGTTGCAATTCTCGAATCAATCAGCTTATCAGCTCATCAGCTGGGGCTCAGCCATGCGATCCCGCTCACTCGCGTTCACGGTTTGCTGTACAGCCTGCTACACATCTCTAACACCTTGCACAGTATCGGTGCCTTAGTATACGGTCAAACGCAAACACCGCAGAATGCACCGAGCGGCGAGACACATCGAGGCAACAAAGACTCGTGCCATCTCTGTCGGACCGCGGTGACGAACGCGTCGTATGCTGGTCGTGAGGTGGCCCACGGTTTGCTGACTTCGATTGCGTTAGTTCAGCATCAGTAGTTCTTTGTCGCTGGATCGGGTTAGAAGGGGCGACTCTCGGCGATACACTTGGTTCTGTTCGGCTTAGTTCGCGACTTGTTTGTGCGCTCAGTTCGCTACGATATTTTGTCttgagtgtgtgtttctgtgtgtgctaGTAATGAAGTAGCTCAATCTTTCTTACCCTCTGTCTTGAAGTTTGCACCCTGCTTAGTGATAAATGATTCGAGTTTTTATCGCTGCATAGAGCTCGGCTAACTTTAAGTTGCTAGGGGTTGTCGGTACCGTGTGTAATAATCCCTGGACCCTGATTCAGAAGTTCACTGGACATCGGTCAGAGTGAACCTTTCCGTCTGGAAGATGCGCTAATAGTGTCGATCGAGTACTGTTGAGCTTGTGAAGAGAAGGAAGGTACAATAGCCATCGTGAAGTGTGCTCTGTGGTTAGAGTGCTTTACAAACAACTCCCCAATAATCTAGTGCATTTGAAGTGTGCGGTAAAAGTGACCCGAGAAGACCCAACGCCCCGGAATGGATATCCTGCAGCAGGAGGTGCGCGGTATCGCGCTGGCCAACCTGACCGAGGTACAATCGGCCCCGGTGTACAACCAAACGACCGTGCCGCTAAATCGCAAGGACTCGCGCAACATGGACCAGGCCGTGATACGGAACAACACAACCAACACGCACCCCTCGAACCACGACATCGAGGGACACATCCGGCCGTTCCAAAATTTGCCACCGCGCGAAGCGGTCGACCTACAGTTTAAAGATGTGTCGTACTGCGTCAGTCTTGGGTTTCGCAAAGGTAAGCAATCCTCCGATGCGCCCTCTACCCAGCCTAAAGCCCGGGATCACGAATCCGGTTGGGCTACACGTGACTGTGTAGGCGAGCGAAGCGCAGAAACCATGCCGGGGTAGCGTGTGAGGCAGTCCGCGCGAGTTTCTGCTGACGGTTGttaaaaatcgaatcaaacgACCGAGGACGATCACCTTCGTCCATATGCCTGGGTGAATGTGTTGAGTGTGTTTGAATGTGCAatttttatgagtttttctatttgttgttgttgatgcacCCCGTTCACCGTGTCGTCTCAATGCACCGCGATCGCATAGTGATAATCGGGACAAACCGAAATGGCACATGAAAGATACGTTTTGTTTCCGCGCGACCTATTACCGGGAGATAGAAAATGGATTGCGATTGCTTCGCTTTGTGTGCAACAAAGAAATGGCCGGAAGATGTGCGCCAGCGACTCTATAATCAAATCGAGGTTTTCTCCGAGATGGGGCGCGATCTTTTTCTGATGCAAAATGCCGAGTATAGAGGTTAGGTGGGATAGGTCAGAATAGGCATAGGATAGGATAGAACCGATAGCAACACTACTCTCTGAGGGAGGACAGAATGGGTGGAAAGCTGATGTCACTCTAACGCGTTCTGATGCACCTGGTCCGAAAGAAACCAGCACCGGTCAACGTGTAAGCCATTTGCATTGATTAGCATCCCTGTCAAGGCGCGTTGGGAGAGAATACTctgaaatgaagcaaattaCACCGATCGACTGTGATCGACTTCCCATTCTAGAGGTGGTTTTTACCAAGAAAAGTCAAGGCCAggatatttacattttattgtggcaatcgatcgttgcTTAGCAGTtgaggttgttgttgctgatgcacACCCTCAACGGTTTTCTTGAGTGAGATCAAATAAACGAATAGCAAACCTTGAAACGATGATGATAAATGTATATAATCCACAGTGTTGGCGCCTAACGTAAATACTTCCTTTCTGGGACTTCGTCAAGGCTTGAGTTTTaactgtgtttgtttggtaatcaaacatttgtagttttttgagggagaatattttgagTCACTGTTCCATGACTCGCAAATAACTGCAAACTGCAAGAACGACTGGCGTACGTGTATTgcttttcaacaacaacaaatctcGTAGCTCTAGCTTCACGTGTTGTCTGTTTTGCAAGTGTAGCATTGCACTGATCGAGACACTTTAAACAGGTGTGTAATTAAGACGCTTCGAGAACGGACCGTAGTGTCAACGCTGATCGCGTCCAAAGTTCATTTCCTGCATCTACATACCCAACGCACCGATAAACGGTACGATCAGTACCTAAACGTGATTCATGCAGCTTGCCGCAATGTATCTCCCAGTGTAGCTCTTAATATTCAAATCGCATCGCTCACCTAAGCATGTTCATCTAACGGTCCAGTAGATCACCTTTACCGGACTATCAAATGCGTTTTACGATCGGGTGCGTGTTTGTTTCCAATTAGGTTTCCGTTGTACTGTTtgcaaacgaaacggaagAAGTACTCGCCGGTTTGCTATGCGTGTCCTTGAAGTGTCGGCAGGGCAGGACACCCGACACCTAGCACTAACAACGTACCCAACCACACACCACCGGAACGGCTGGGAACAAAGAAAcgcagagagaaagaaagaaagtgcGATGATAAGACACTTGTCAAACGATGTGCTTGTGTCGATTCGATCGAACGATCGCGTTGATCGCGCCCCAGTGACAGACGTGGaccatgtgtttttttttttgtgcctccGTTAAGCACTATCACCGCTTCAAACCCAGCATAAAGAAATCTCGCACTGCGCACCGTCTCGACCACGGTCAACTGGTTCCCTTGTCGTGCGGTGTCGTGATCGTCGTACACATCATCAGCAAGCCGTTAATTTCTCACTAACTAGTGCTATGCGTTACCCTACCCGGTAGCGCCTCTACCATCACTGGACACTTCCACCATCAGCGTCATACTGCCGTACTGCTGCTACGCAGTGACTCACGTGCGTGTGAACGATTCGCACGCGTCCATGAGCTTGGGGAGGCTTGCGGTTGCAGCGTTTGGCCGGACGGCATTCTCGTTAGCCGGTTGCACAGCAACGCACTGAGTGTCCTTTAACATTTGTCCTGGCGAGTGCAaaacttgaacttgaactaTCCGGTAGACCGATCTGGTCTGATCGCGACGTTAGGTGTGTCGTTTTACCGACAACACAAATGATTGATTCACGTGTGCAATGTACTCAAGTCCCTCGAGTGGGCTGGGAAGGCAGGGGACGGGAGACCTGAGGTGTTTAAAAACAGGTATTCAACTCCTTCCTATATTTAAGGTGAGGTGAAGTTGTCAGGTCCGTTCAGTGGAATTACATGGGGTAAGCTAGCACTTGAGGATAGTGATCTACTTTCGATTTTGCTCTAAAGTTTCTGTAGAACTTACACTATATTTCCTAGTATCTCTCATCAAACTCTGCAACCGAACGTTGTAAACAATAATTGTTCTTTTGATCCCCACTCAGAAACCAAGTTTTTTCCATTGGCGCTTGTGTCATATAATCGCTCACAAAGACAACCGACACTCGAAAATTGACCTTTGGTCAGCGATCGCCTCGTCGTCAGGAATTGGTCATTTTCTTATCGTACAATAGGGATGGATAAGCTGACGCCATTGTGCTACGGCACCTGCTGATAATGGTTCCCGTTACATGACGACTAGAGGCTTGTGGAAACGAATTGACAACTTCGTCTAATTCTTCCCGGGTCTTCATGGCAATTGTAGCGGTCCTCGTAATCGCTACTCTTAGGAATAGTTGTTTTGACCTGCCCTAGGTATTATCCCTTGAGCTGCTGTTCTCTATACATATTTGTCGCTAGTCCTTTAGCCATCTTACTAGCCCATCCATGGTTGCTTATCATGCGTTCCGCTTACGTCAAACGGTAGGGCTGGCTGGTTAGTGTTTTACCGTAGGGCTGTTTGGCCCAATCAATCAGTCACATACTGAACATGAGTGAACTAGTTCTCGGTGTTGTTGATCGCAGTGATCGCACAAATAGTGGAAACGATTAACACCCGTCCAAAACAAGGGtgtaatcgttttttttttttttttgattcatgagggacggcctggccgtattgctgaagGGTAGGGTGTAATCGTTAGTCGTTATCAAAAAACCTTCTAATAAATAAAGACTTCCTTTCCGTCTGGAACTACGACGTTAGGGAATTGTCAtcttcctttcgctttttgcCCCTAGAATTCTAGCTCACTAGTTCCTGGTTGGACTGGACTTGGAACGCTCAGTTGTTATGAATTGGAGGACTTTGCCCACAACCCGGTACCACCCCGGTTTTGTTGTTCTACAGCGACATATACAAAAGCGTTTTGCATCAACATTCACACCCCACCGTCCTGGGAGAGTTTATAGTAGTGTATTTTTAAATCgttgtgtttccttttcgtaattgtatacacacacactaaggTAGCTTCTTCATTGGCGCGACTTCCTTACGCAAGGGACGATCCATGGAAGCTGGATGGTGCTGGTAGCAGTAGGAAGCAGCACGAAGAAGCTGAGCTGATAAGATATCGATTGCTGATATTTTGTCACGGGTCGTGGCACTTTTTGTGTGAAAACTGTTTCGATTTATTTACTGACGGCGGCCTTCAGAGTACCGGCATGCATGTGTGTAAATTTTACGCCCGATTGACGGCTCGTGTCTCAAGGTTaataggggttttttttgcgttgataCGGTGTACCTGAAGTTTGCTGCATGTGTGTAAAGTTctacatatttttctttctcgaaTTTCCAGGCCAGAAAGAGATCCTACACAAGGTGAATGGCAAATTTCCTGGCTCGCAGCTGATCGCCATCATGGGACCATCGGGAGCGGGCAAATCGACACTGCTGGACGTCCTGTCCGGCTATCGGAAATCGGGCGTCGAAGGTGCGGTCTATGTGAATGGGCGTATTCGCAACCTAAACAGCTTCCGGCGGATGACCTGCTACATTACGCAGGATGATCGTTTGCAGACACTGCTGACGGTGTTGGAGAATATGCGCATTGCGGCAGATCTAAAGCTGGGTCCGGAAGTATCGCGCCATGAAAAGGAGTCCATTGTAcgttcttttgttgttgttgaaattaGAGCATTTGGCAGACGTTACAGATGATCTTTCACTCTGCAGATTGAAGACATTCTTACTGTGTTGGGACTGTACGAGCATCAGTTCACCATTACCAAGCGTCTATCAGGAGGGCAGCGAAAACGTCTCTCGATCGCACTGGAGCTGATCAACAACCCTACCATTATGTTTTTGGATGAGCCAACAACGTGAGTAGCGAATGGCCGACTGGTTTGTACTTACTGAGAAGCTATTTAAACTGTACCTTTTTGTCTTTTAGTGGATTGGACAGCTTCTCGTGCAATCAGGTCGTGGATCTACTCAAGCAGCTCGCCAAACAGGGCCGTACGATTATCTGCACCATTCATCAACCGTCCGCCAAATTGTTCCAGGAGTTCGACCAGGTGTACGTACTCTCGAACGGCGAGTGTATGTACCAAGGCTGCACCAACAGCTTGGTACCGTTCCTTCAGTCCGTTGATATGCCCTGTCCGGTATATCACAATCCCGCAGATTATGGTGAGAGCTTCTAATCCCAACAGTACGAATGAATATTTTCACTAACCGAATCTTCACGCTCCCTCTAGTGATTGAGCTGGCCTGCGGAGAGTATGGAGACGATCGCATCCAACGCATGGTGATGGAGATGGGCAACGGTGAATGTACCGAGTGGTTCACTGACAAGCGGAAACTACTGAAGCTCGAGCAGCTGCGGAAGAAACACCCGCTCAAGAAGATCATTGAGCAGAGCGAAGACCTGACGGCGACTTCCCAAGTCCATCAGCTCCAGGTCCTGATCAAGCGTGGCATTATCAAGGCGAAGCGGGACGCTACCCTCACACATCTGCGTATCGGGGTGAACATCGTCATAGCGGCAATGTTGGGCTTTCTGTTCATCGACGCCGGCAACGAGGGTTCGCGCGTACTCGACAACTACAATCTACTCTTCTCGATTCTGATGCACCACATGATGGCCACGATGATGCTGACCGTGCTGACATGTAAGTGTAAAACAATCCTGACAGGTTTGCCCAGGGTTTGCGAGTTCTAGGGATGTGAGGTCATTGCGACCTACCCTGGCTGTCGGCATACCGTCTGCTGCGTGTACGGCCATTCACAGCACAAATTTACACGGCTGCTTTCTTGGCttgctctccctctctctacaGTCCCCACCGAGATGGGTGTTATACTGAAGGAGCACTTTAATCGATGGTATACGCTCAAGTGTTACTACCTCTCGGTCTCCATCATCGATCTACCGCTGTCCGTGTTCTGCTGCCTGATCTTTAGCGTCATTATCTACTTGATGAGCGGCCAACCGATGGAGTGGTTCCGTTTCGGTATGTTTTTCACCATCAGTCTGCTGATCGTGCTGATAGCACAGAGCCTCGGGTTGACGATCGGGGCCTGGTTTAACGTGGTGGTGAGTAATCGGCCGATGCCCAAGACGCTggtcttttgtttgcttatcgGCACATCAATCAAGCACTGCTACGTACGGTATTTCGTCTTATGCCATTAccttccctcttttttttgcatgtgtaGAATGGTACCTTCCTCGGACCCGTGCTCACCATcccgatgatgatgtttgccGGTTTTGGTGTAACGTTGCGCGATCTACCGAGCTACCTGAAATGGGGCAGTCACATCTCTTATCTACGGTACGGTTTAGAAGGCTACGTCAATGCAATCTATGGCGAAAATCGGGAGACGCTTGACTGTGAGCTGAAGCCATACTGCCATTACAGGTTTGTTCTACGAAAATGCGAAGCGAACTTCAACGATACTAACAGTTGACCTACATTCCTTAGATATCCTGCCAAGTTCCTGTCTGAGATTTCAATGGAAGGTGATCAATTCTGGAAGGATGTGTACGCGCTCTGTGCCACGTTGCTCTTGGTGCGCGTGTTCTGCTACTTCTGTCTCCGATGGAAGGTAATGTCGGTGCGGTAAAGCCACAAAACGCGCCTCACCAAAGATGAGCAGTTTGCCGGAGCCGTTAGGACACtcgatagcaaaacaaaaatgtgatGCCAAGCAATCAATGGATGTGATTATCAACCGTTCCCCGTGCGGTTCGTTACGACGCCAAAAATTGGGTTGCCAAAAGATTCCTGTTACCATTTCGATCGGATCCAAGCTTATCGAGCGATACAAAAAGAATGCGCCAACTCGCGCACACGATAAGACATTATCGCAGTGCATTTCAGTGAATGTACATAGTAAGACTCTCCCACCCCGGAATGTGTGCGTCTAGGGTTGTACGAACCACCGTGCTATTTAGATTTATTTAGTTTGTGgtttaaaacaaagcacataACAAGCgccattttgttgctttttgttggaGATTTCGTGAAGGTGTGTTAGTCCTTAAGCAATTACGAAATATCCCATTAGGATAGAATAGCTACAAATTAGTCATCGATagtcaataaaatgttaaaccATCTTTTTACAACGTATCTTCCGATGCTTATCGTGTTTCTTCTCTCACCGGACTGCATCACGTGCGTGATGATTGCAGGTTTAATCACAACTGCCACAACAACCACTGGTTGGCGTTTATTTACGTATGACTTCCACATTAGCGAACAAATTAAGCATCTCATCCGGATATGGTGGCGATCGGTGCAGACGTGTCTTCACTGCAATTATCGATTAGCGTATAGTTTCACACCGTTGTTTGATCGGTACATTGTTGGAATATGTAATGATGCATGCACGTAAACTGTTAGCAGTATGTTATTAAGCAATTAATTGATCGGCTGGATCGAAAAACATGTGTTCGTGTAGAATTGCTTAGCGTTCATGATTAAAAGATTTGCGAATGAATTCTGATTGAAAAAATGTTGTTGTGGAACATTGTTGTGGGACATACTTTCAACAAACGGTAAAAACCGACTTTTTTCTGGAGAATTTCATGaaatttggatttattttaaattgtttcatttgttttatgaCATCTTGTTTTTAGTTTACGGTTACTTCACAAATCGTCTGTCTTAAAGTAATTTCCCAATCtgaattttaaatgtattaATTGTCTCAAGGTTTTCtcataagttttttttaaattttaatatattaAAAACTTGTTTAAAGATTTACCTATGTTAAATTTCGCATTCCAGTAACAGCTAACCCTGTCTGATTTAACGAAAAAGTCCACTTTGTACGAAAAGCTTCAATTCTACCGATGTTGTACGGTGTTGCATAGCTTCCGGGCGTTTTGCAGCTTTACGTACAGTGATAAACAGTCGTTTGGtttatggtaaaaaaaatcgtcgcatgattttagtttaattttacataatctttttttaatatctctctttctcattgTCTTGGGCGTAAGTAACACTTTAATGAATAGTTATTGTCTTATTTCTTATTTCTATTTCTAAATAATCTACGAATTCTACAAAGAAGTTTCTTAAAATCCGAAAATGTTGGAACTCACACAACACCTTCACCGAGACAACTATTATTCCTTTCCCTATGACAGCCTAAATAAAGTCCAGATTTGCACAACTGATCTTGAACTGTCGGCACAACATAGAAATTCGTTCAATCTTGTCAACTCGTCTGGCTCTAATCTTACAAGGACTTGCACCATAAGACGAGGACAACCGGTTCGCATAATCTCATCAGGAACTTCTCCACAATAATCTGAAAACATACATGAACACACATCTTTCTGGCTACTGAATGCTGGAGAAACAA encodes the following:
- the LOC126564271 gene encoding ATP-binding cassette sub-family G member 4, translating into MDILQQEVRGIALANLTEVQSAPVYNQTTVPLNRKDSRNMDQAVIRNNTTNTHPSNHDIEGHIRPFQNLPPREAVDLQFKDVSYCVSLGFRKGQKEILHKVNGKFPGSQLIAIMGPSGAGKSTLLDVLSGYRKSGVEGAVYVNGRIRNLNSFRRMTCYITQDDRLQTLLTVLENMRIAADLKLGPEVSRHEKESIIEDILTVLGLYEHQFTITKRLSGGQRKRLSIALELINNPTIMFLDEPTTGLDSFSCNQVVDLLKQLAKQGRTIICTIHQPSAKLFQEFDQVYVLSNGECMYQGCTNSLVPFLQSVDMPCPVYHNPADYVIELACGEYGDDRIQRMVMEMGNGECTEWFTDKRKLLKLEQLRKKHPLKKIIEQSEDLTATSQVHQLQVLIKRGIIKAKRDATLTHLRIGVNIVIAAMLGFLFIDAGNEGSRVLDNYNLLFSILMHHMMATMMLTVLTFPTEMGVILKEHFNRWYTLKCYYLSVSIIDLPLSVFCCLIFSVIIYLMSGQPMEWFRFGMFFTISLLIVLIAQSLGLTIGAWFNVVNGTFLGPVLTIPMMMFAGFGVTLRDLPSYLKWGSHISYLRYGLEGYVNAIYGENRETLDCELKPYCHYRYPAKFLSEISMEGDQFWKDVYALCATLLLVRVFCYFCLRWKVMSVR